The following are encoded in a window of Dysidea avara chromosome 4, odDysAvar1.4, whole genome shotgun sequence genomic DNA:
- the LOC136252545 gene encoding golgin subfamily A member 6-like protein 4 — protein sequence MASRLYQDASSRLTRQQQQLDELKKHLEEAKHHHEEEIKTHDEAIEELEEQLQWHREKKRRHEKKLSEKKDLLDDD from the exons ATGGCGTCCAGATTGTATCAAGATGCATCTTCACGTTTGACTAGA caacaacaacaacttgaTGAACTCAAGAAACATTTGGAGGAGGCAAAACATCATCATGAGGAAGAAATAAAGACCCATGATGAAGCCATAGAAGAACTGGAGGAACAACTTCAATGGCACAGGGAGAAGAAACGACGTCATGAGAAGAAACTATCGGAGAAGAAAGACTTGCTGGATGATGACTGA